The genomic DNA CGCGCTCGCCTGGCGTGAAGCACTCGGCATCCTCGACGAGATCGGCCACCCGGACGCCGAACAGGTCCGTCGGCGGCTGACGGACCTCACCGACCCCGATCGGCCCCCGCGACAGTAAATCGTCAGCGTCCCGAAAGCGGGCCCTGCCTACGCTCCCCGCTCCGCTCCACCCGGAGCCGGAGGCGCGTACGGCATTCCCCTTCAGGACTGGAACATGACCCCCACGACTTCCGCGGACCTCCCCACGGCCGCGCACCGCAACCAACTGCTGCGCACCATGATGTCCGACCACGCGAAGGCACTGCTCGCCTACGCCGACAAGCTGCTGAACGACCGTCACCTGGCGGAGGACATCGTCCAGGAGACCCTCATCCGCGCCTGGCCGCACGCCGAACGCCTCTACAGCACCGAGGGCTCGGTACGCGGCTGGCTCCTCACGGTCACCCGCAACCTCGTCGTCGACCGGATGCGCAGTGCCGTCGCCCGCCACGAGACCATCGGCGCCGAGGACCGGGACGTGTCCCTGCCCGACCACTCCGGCGCCGTGCTGGCCTCGGTGGAGGCGACCGGCCTGCTGCGGCGGCTGTCCCACGAGCACCGGGAGGTCCTGCTGCACACGTATCTGTGCGGCCGGACGGTGCAGGAGACCGCGAGCATCCTCGGGATACCCGCGGGCACCGTCAAGTCCCGCCGCCATTACGCCCTGAACATCCTGCGCACCGAGGCCGGCCGGGGGCTCACGCCGGAACGGTGAGCCGGACATCGAGGACCGGGAGGTCGACGTGGCCGTCGGCGTCGGTGTGCCAGCGCCAGTGCGCGCCGTTCGCCTCGCCGTAGACCAGGCCGGTCCAGCCCGCGCCGCCCGGCCCGCACAGGGCGGCCAGTTCGGCGGCCTCCCGCTCGCCCGGCGTGCCGGCCACCACGACCAGACCCCGCACCGGACGGCGTGCCGCGCCCGCGCGCACCGTCCCGCGCCCCGCGTCGGGCGCCACCGGAGCGGCGGCGTCGACCCGGGGAAGCTGCCGCAGCTCCGTCGGCACGGCGAGCGGCAGCGCGCTGTCCGCCCCGCGCAGCACGGTCACCGGAGTGTCCGGCCGGGTGCGCGCGATCTCCGCGAGGAGGTTCTGTACGACGTCCCGGGCCACGGCATGGTCACCGCTCACGCTGAGGACACCGTCCAGGCGGCTGAGGTCCACGAACACGGGCTCACCGTCGGCGTCCGTGCCCGCCCGGACGAGACAGGCCGCGGCGATCGACTCCTGCGAGGCCGGGCCGCCGTCCTCGCCGGGGCTCAGCCAGCCCGCGGCGGCCGCCGCGGGGCGGCGCCAGCGCGTGCTGTCGACGTTCGTCCACGGAGCGTCGACCGTGTCGGAGGCCGTCAGCCACACCGTCACGCCGGAGCCGTCGACGCGCAGCGCGTGCACCGGCCGCTCGGGCTGCTGCCGGCCGGGCCCGAACTCACCCAGGACGCCGTAGGCACGGCGTACCGAATCCGCGTCGGTCGCGAACCGGCGGCCCGTCGCCCGGCGCAGCGCCAGTCGGCGGCTGCGCCGCATCGGCTCGCCCAGCCTCCACACGGCGCGCAGGACGGCGGCGTACGCGGAGCGCACCTTGCGCCGGCCCACGATGCCCGCGGTGATCAGGGCGAGCAGGATCGCGCCGAGCAGCGCGACAGCGGCGGCCAGCGGGAACGTGAACGCCGCGGAGTTCCCGGTGCTCGGCGCGGCCGACTGCTGTCCCGAACTCGGGGCGGCGGAAGGGGAGTTCTGGCTCCCGGTGTCCCGGGCCAGTTGGACGTCGGGCCCCGAGGCGTCCTGCGGCAGGCGCAGGATCCAGCCGGGGTGCAGTTGGTCGCCCGCGCTGTTCAGCGCCCCGCCGTCCTTCTGCGCCTGACCGCGGTTGAGGGCGAGGATCTCACCGGCCCGCGAGGCGTCGCCCAGGGTGGCCGTGGCGATCGACTGGAGGGTGGCGAGCTGCCCGCCGGTCTGCGCCGGGTCCGGGACCACGAACACCTTGATCAGGTCGTCCGCGGCGGGCGCCGCGCTCGCGGAGGCGGCGCCGCCGAGCGCCATGAGACACGCCGCCAGCAGCGCCGCCACGGCGTGCAGGAGCGTCAGTGGCAGGCGGTGCGCCCTGTCGGTCGCCGGCCTGTGCTCGGGCCTCGTGCCCGCGCCGTTGCTCATCGTGTCCACCCATGCCCTCCGAGGTTCCGTTGCACCGACTACACGGAGCCGACCGGCGAGAACGTTCGATGCGAAGTCGCCTGAACCTTTCGGAACTTGGCGAGCACGTGCGACGCGAAGTCGGTTGAACCTTTCACGACACCGACCCCGTGTACCTGGCGAACACACGTCACAGGCAGCGCACCGGGGGATCGCATGGCACGTCGGCACTCGAGGCCCGAGGACTTCCAGCTCGTCGGCATGGACTCGGACCCGACACCCGGCGACCCCGACCTGATCCAGGGCGTGATGCAGCGCTACCGCGACATCGGCGACGCCGCGGAGAAGGCGCTGAACGTCCTGAAGAAGGACGGCTCGATCTCGCAGGGCCGCGGTTCGGCGATGGACGCGCTGAAGGACAAGATCGGCGACGATCTCCCGGACAAGCTGACCAAGACCGTGACCTCCTACCACGACGCCGCCCAGGCCTACAGCGACTACATGCCGCGGCTGCGCGAGGCCCAGGACACCTTCGACCGGGCCGTGGACCAGGCGCAGTCCGCCGCACCGCAGGCGAACCAGACGCCCAAGGAGCTCGGCGCCGACCCGACCGACGCGGAGAAGTCGGCGGCGCGCAGCACCCAGGACGCCATCGACGCCGGCCAGGCCCAACTGGGTGCGGCCAGAAGCCTGGCCGACCAGGCCAGGACGATGCGGGAGAGCGCGCAGCGGCAGTGTGCGGACGTGCTGGACCGGGCGGCGCAGGAGGCCATTCCGGAGCGGAACATCTTCCAGAAGATCGCCGACTTCTTCAAGGACTTCCCGTTCGTCCAGATCCTGCTGGCCGCCCTCGTCGCCGTCGTGGCGGTGTTCTTCCCGGTGGTCGGCGCGCTGCTCGGCGGGGCGCTGTTCCTGTTCAACCAAGTCGTCGCGAGTCAGACCGGGGGTATCAAAGCCGGCGACTTCGTCCTCGGCCTGATCGGGATCGTCCCCGGCGGCGCCCTGCTGAAGCTCGGCGGCAAGGCCGTCCAGGCGATCGCTCCGGCCGCCGTGGCCGCCGTGAAGAGCTCCGGGTTCATCACCAAGACCGCCGGGACGATCACCAAGGTCGGTGAGTCCCTCACCAACAGCAAGATCGTCAGCGGTGTCCTCGCCAACCCGATCGGCAAGGTGGCCACGGAGGTCACCGGCAAGTTCCTGACCAACTCGGCGCTGGAAGCGGCAGGGAAGGCGGCCAACGGCGACAAGATCACGGCCGCGGGCGTCTTCGCCGGGGCCGCCGCCGGTGCCGTGGCCGGCGTCGCCTTCAAGGGAGGCATCGGCGCGATCGGCAAGCGGCGCGGGAACCCCGACGTGGAGGAGGGCAAGGGCGGCCGGTTCGGCGACACGACGGAACCCGCCGCCGCGGACACCGTGGGCAAGCGGGCGGCCGACCAGGTCGGCAACTTCGTCGAGGAAGGCGCCACCCTCGGCACGAAGATCGGCGTCGGCGTCGCCCAGGGCGGCGACCTCAACGAGGTGGCGGCCGGTGAGATCGCCAACTCCGCGTCGAAGCTGGCCGTCGGGCCGGTCGGCACGGCGGGCCTCGGCCGCGTGGTCGACGGCGTCACCGACAAGATCCCGATCAAGGGCAGCGTCCGGCCGACGCCCGACATACCGAACGCGCCCGCGCCCCCGCCTCCGCCGCCGGCTCCCGTCGTACCCCCGCGGCCTCCGGTGGATCCCGCCGACGTGCCGTTGCCGCCCTCGCCCACCCGCCCGGTGCCGCCGCCGCCGGCGCGGCCGGCCCCGGTGGATCCCGCGAGTGTCCCGTTGCCGGATTCGCCCACCCGTCCGGCACCGGCGACCCCGGTGGATCCGGCCAATGTGCCGCTGCCGCCCTCGCCCACCACCACGGGGCGGCCCGCCGTTCCGCCGATCAACACCTCCGACGCGCAGTCGAACGCCGGTACCGGCACCGCGTCACCCTCCGACGGATTCGCCACCGCGCCGACCAGCCCCACGCCGTCCGACGGGTTCGTCACCGCGCCGACGAGCCCCACGGACGGCGCCGACAGCGGCAACGGCAACTAGGCGTTCGCCGCACCCAGACCTCCGCCCCCGAAGGGGCGGACCGCACCAACAACCAGCAAGGAGTACTCCCATGCCCAATTACGCCGTCAACTCGGACACCACCGCGTCCACTTCGCAGGCGCTCCTCAACGACTTCTCCCAGCTCCAGGACAAGCTCAACGAGGTCAAGGGCAAGATCTCCACCCTGCTCGCCGACGGCTACAGCACGCCGGCCGCCCAGCAGAAGTTCTCGCCGTTCTTCGACGAGTTCGCCAAGGGCTTCGACCAGGTCAACCAGGGCCTGCAGGGCATCGGCCAGTACGTGAAGGCCGTCGGCGAGGCCTTCGACCAGACCGACAACCAGCTCGGCTCCAACCTCGGCTGACCCACCGGCCCGTCGCCACGGCGGGCGGTGCCGTACCTCCACACCAGAAGGATGATGAGCAGTGCGATTGACCGTCAGCGTTCGTGATCCGCAGGTCGAGGGGGTGTCCACCACCGTCGCCGTGGAAACCGAACCCTCCGCGCAGGCGGGCCGGTTGGCAGCCGAGCTGGCACGCGCCGTCGGGTACGCGGGGGTGGCGGCGGGGGAGCCGCCCCTCTACATCGGCCCGACGCCCGTCGAACCGCACGCCACCCTCTCGGCGGCCGGTGTGCGCGACGGCATGGACCTCGGACTCGGCGCTCCCGTGCCCCGGGAGCCCGAGCCCGAGGGCCGCACCGAGGTCCGGGTGGTCTCCGGACCGGGCGCCGGCACCGTCTTCCGGCTCGTCCCGGGCGACTACGACATCGGCAGCGGCCCGGTCTGCCGCGTCCGCCTCGCCCAGGGCACGCCGAGCCTCGCGGCCCGGGTCCGGGTCCGGCTCGACGGCAGCGCCGAACTCCTCATGACCGACGGGGCGTTGCTCGACGGCAAGCCCACGCCGTCACCGTCCCCGTGGCGGGAGGGCAGCCAACTCGCCGTCGGCGACATCCTGTTGGAGCTGACCTCGCAGCGGACGGCCCGTGCCCCGCTGACCCCGGCGCAGGACGGTCTCGGCCTGGAGTTCAACCGGCCGCCGAGGTTCCTGCCACCCGCCGCGGGCGCCAAGTTCCGGCTGCCGACCCCGCCGGTCAGGCCCGACAAGCGGCCCATCCCGCTGCTGCCGATCCTCCTGGTGCCCGCGGCCAGCGCGGCGATCGCGATCTTCGTCACGCACCGCTGGTCCTTCGTCTTCATCGCGCTGCTCTCCCCGATCGCCGCGCTGATCACCCAGTTCGGCGGCCGCAAGCAGGCGATGCTCAAGTACCTGGAGAAGAAAGAGGAGTACGAGCAGACACTGGCCCGCGTGCGCGCCGACGCCGACGCCGCCGTACTCGGCGAACAGCACAACCTGCGCCTCTCGCTGCCCGATCCGGCCACACTCCTCCAGATGGCGGTCCAGCCCTCGGAGCGGCTGTGG from Streptomyces sp. NBC_01478 includes the following:
- a CDS encoding sigma-70 family RNA polymerase sigma factor; its protein translation is MTPTTSADLPTAAHRNQLLRTMMSDHAKALLAYADKLLNDRHLAEDIVQETLIRAWPHAERLYSTEGSVRGWLLTVTRNLVVDRMRSAVARHETIGAEDRDVSLPDHSGAVLASVEATGLLRRLSHEHREVLLHTYLCGRTVQETASILGIPAGTVKSRRHYALNILRTEAGRGLTPER
- a CDS encoding putative T7SS-secreted protein gives rise to the protein MARRHSRPEDFQLVGMDSDPTPGDPDLIQGVMQRYRDIGDAAEKALNVLKKDGSISQGRGSAMDALKDKIGDDLPDKLTKTVTSYHDAAQAYSDYMPRLREAQDTFDRAVDQAQSAAPQANQTPKELGADPTDAEKSAARSTQDAIDAGQAQLGAARSLADQARTMRESAQRQCADVLDRAAQEAIPERNIFQKIADFFKDFPFVQILLAALVAVVAVFFPVVGALLGGALFLFNQVVASQTGGIKAGDFVLGLIGIVPGGALLKLGGKAVQAIAPAAVAAVKSSGFITKTAGTITKVGESLTNSKIVSGVLANPIGKVATEVTGKFLTNSALEAAGKAANGDKITAAGVFAGAAAGAVAGVAFKGGIGAIGKRRGNPDVEEGKGGRFGDTTEPAAADTVGKRAADQVGNFVEEGATLGTKIGVGVAQGGDLNEVAAGEIANSASKLAVGPVGTAGLGRVVDGVTDKIPIKGSVRPTPDIPNAPAPPPPPPAPVVPPRPPVDPADVPLPPSPTRPVPPPPARPAPVDPASVPLPDSPTRPAPATPVDPANVPLPPSPTTTGRPAVPPINTSDAQSNAGTGTASPSDGFATAPTSPTPSDGFVTAPTSPTDGADSGNGN
- a CDS encoding WXG100 family type VII secretion target — its product is MPNYAVNSDTTASTSQALLNDFSQLQDKLNEVKGKISTLLADGYSTPAAQQKFSPFFDEFAKGFDQVNQGLQGIGQYVKAVGEAFDQTDNQLGSNLG